In Catenulispora sp. MAP5-51, the following are encoded in one genomic region:
- a CDS encoding type 1 glutamine amidotransferase domain-containing protein, whose protein sequence is MADIRPEDYAALLVIGGQAPMYMFAHDERVHALIAAFHESGRVTAVLCHGTAALLKTRLSDGSLLVTGKRWTGFANSEEDFVDSYVGQRVQPFRIEDEARGLPDTEFTVRGQFEPHAVRDGLLITGQQQYSGSAVARLVIEALGA, encoded by the coding sequence CTGGCTGACATCCGGCCGGAGGACTACGCGGCACTGCTGGTCATCGGCGGGCAGGCGCCCATGTACATGTTCGCGCACGACGAGCGGGTGCACGCTCTGATCGCGGCGTTCCACGAGTCGGGACGCGTCACGGCAGTGCTCTGCCACGGCACAGCGGCGCTGCTGAAAACCCGGCTGTCGGACGGAAGCCTGCTGGTGACGGGCAAGAGGTGGACCGGGTTCGCCAACAGCGAGGAGGACTTCGTGGACTCCTACGTGGGGCAGCGAGTCCAGCCCTTCCGCATCGAGGACGAGGCCAGGGGCCTGCCGGACACCGAGTTCACCGTGCGCGGCCAGTTCGAGCCGCATGCGGTGCGCGACGGGCTGTTGATCACCGGCCAGCAGCAGTACTCCGGGAGCGCGGTCGCCCGCTTGGTCATCGAGGCACTGGGCGCCTGA
- a CDS encoding LacI family DNA-binding transcriptional regulator, translating to MTADDEVPRPPTLEDVARVAGVSRATVSRVVNDTRNVDHRIREAVRAAVAQTGYVPNQAARSLVTRRTGSVALVVSEAEHRTFDDPFLGRVFTDPFFGRVVSGIISVLRPRAVNLVLMLAETADSRGQLLDYLRQGHVDGVMLISTHAEDPLPQMLTESGLPTVLSRRPSTPIPISYVDIAQDTGAALAADRLAERGCRQVATISGPMDMPASQDRLRGFREAMARHGHAFVPSVEGNFTQDSGEQAMRELLDRHPDLDGLFAANDLMAQGALLALHDRGIAVPERVAVVGFDDSSAATACRPPLTTVRQPIEDMAAAMADLLLAHIEEKRQRVTSRIFEPALVVRESA from the coding sequence ATGACCGCCGACGACGAGGTTCCGCGGCCCCCGACGCTCGAGGACGTCGCCCGGGTCGCCGGCGTCTCGCGCGCGACCGTGTCCCGCGTCGTCAACGACACGCGCAACGTCGACCACCGCATCCGGGAGGCCGTGCGAGCGGCGGTGGCCCAGACCGGCTACGTGCCCAACCAGGCGGCCCGCTCGCTGGTGACCAGGCGCACCGGTTCGGTGGCGCTGGTGGTGTCCGAGGCCGAGCACCGGACCTTCGACGACCCGTTCCTGGGCCGGGTGTTCACCGACCCCTTCTTCGGCCGGGTGGTCAGCGGCATCATCAGCGTCCTGCGACCACGCGCGGTGAACCTGGTCCTGATGCTCGCCGAGACCGCCGACTCCCGCGGGCAGCTGCTGGACTACCTGCGCCAGGGACACGTCGACGGCGTGATGCTGATCTCCACGCACGCCGAGGACCCGCTGCCCCAGATGCTGACCGAGTCCGGCCTCCCGACGGTCCTGTCCCGGCGCCCCAGCACGCCGATCCCGATCAGCTACGTCGACATCGCCCAGGACACCGGCGCGGCCCTGGCCGCCGACCGCCTGGCCGAGCGCGGCTGCCGCCAGGTGGCCACCATCTCCGGGCCGATGGACATGCCGGCCAGCCAGGACCGCCTGCGCGGCTTCCGCGAGGCGATGGCACGGCACGGACACGCCTTCGTCCCCTCCGTGGAGGGCAACTTCACCCAGGACAGCGGCGAGCAGGCGATGCGCGAACTGCTGGACCGCCACCCGGACCTGGACGGCCTGTTCGCCGCCAACGACCTGATGGCCCAGGGCGCCCTGCTCGCCCTGCACGACCGCGGCATCGCGGTCCCGGAGCGGGTGGCGGTCGTCGGCTTCGACGACAGCAGCGCGGCGACGGCCTGCCGCCCACCGCTGACCACGGTGCGCCAGCCGATCGAGGACATGGCCGCGGCGATGGCCGACCTGCTGCTCGCCCACATCGAGGAGAAACGGCAGCGGGTCACGTCGCGGATATTCGAGCCGGCGCTGGTGGTTCGGGAGTCGGCGTAG
- a CDS encoding alpha/beta fold hydrolase — translation MQIKVNDVELCVETFGDPADPPVLLIGVTMLSWPDELCTALAGRYVVRYDLRDAGRSTFVDPSAPGYDLRDLVSDASELLTALDLERAHVVGMGVGGFIAQLLALDHPDQVASLTLVSTRPVAPGPVDPDLPDHSPDVMGQLFGRPAPDWTDRQSVVDYMTGSARLLSGSRGFDEQDARATAGAVFDRAGDTPQAQVASHLGTMFAAVDCRPRWRERLGGITAPTLVIHGDEDPFFPHGNGVALAAEIPDATLLTLPGIGQGLPRAAWPEAVDALLRHTA, via the coding sequence ATGCAGATCAAGGTCAACGATGTCGAATTGTGCGTGGAGACCTTCGGCGACCCGGCGGACCCGCCGGTGCTGCTGATCGGCGTGACCATGCTGAGCTGGCCGGATGAGCTGTGCACGGCGCTGGCCGGACGGTACGTCGTGCGCTACGACCTGCGCGACGCCGGCCGGTCGACGTTCGTCGACCCGAGCGCGCCGGGCTACGACCTGCGCGACCTGGTGAGCGACGCCTCGGAGCTGCTGACGGCGCTGGATCTGGAGCGTGCGCACGTGGTCGGGATGGGCGTCGGCGGCTTCATCGCCCAGCTGCTCGCGCTGGACCATCCCGACCAGGTCGCCTCCCTGACGCTGGTCTCCACCCGCCCGGTCGCCCCCGGCCCGGTCGACCCCGACCTGCCCGACCACTCCCCGGACGTCATGGGGCAGCTGTTCGGGCGCCCGGCACCGGACTGGACCGATCGCCAGAGCGTGGTCGACTACATGACCGGCTCCGCACGCCTGCTGTCCGGATCGCGGGGATTCGACGAGCAGGACGCGCGGGCCACCGCCGGAGCCGTCTTCGACCGGGCCGGCGACACGCCGCAGGCGCAGGTCGCGAGCCACCTCGGCACCATGTTCGCGGCCGTCGACTGCCGACCCCGCTGGCGCGAACGACTCGGCGGAATCACCGCGCCGACCCTGGTGATCCACGGCGACGAGGACCCGTTCTTCCCACACGGCAACGGCGTCGCACTGGCCGCGGAGATCCCGGACGCCACCCTGCTCACCCTGCCCGGCATCGGCCAGGGCCTGCCGCGCGCGGCATGGCCGGAGGCGGTGGACGCGCTGCTGCGCCACACCGCGTGA